The sequence TGCAAGGAATCTAACCCTCATAGACTATTGTAACTTTTTTATCTTTACTAAACCAAAACACATAAGAGCCGAATCCCTCAGCAATGAATCTTATAGGGACAAGTGTTCTTCCATCTTTTATGATTGGAGGAACATCAAGTTTATACTCCTTGTCATTGATAAGGGCAGTTTTTTTACCTATCCACATAACTATTGTTGTTTTTCCAATTTCAATGGTTATTTTCTTCTCCTCTCCATCCCACTCTACCTCTCCACCGAATCCCTCAGCAATGAATCTTATAGGGACAAGTGTTCTTCCATCTTTTATGATTGGAGGAACATCAAGTTTATACTCCTTGTCATTGATAAGGGCAGTTTTTTTACCTATCCACAAATCAATCACAGTGGATTTTTTAGAAAATATGTGGATCTTCTCTTTAAAAACATTATTCTTCTCATTTATCTCTGGAAGATCATGCCCACTATCTACCTCTGCAACAAG comes from Caldisericia bacterium and encodes:
- a CDS encoding copper amine oxidase N-terminal domain-containing protein → MKKTSVVFMILLLIFNLVLLKGAFAQTYLDLFVKDIKVSKTIIFEDDSFDVLVKLGVKGEWEEIKESPEVIVSLFWDIPSRFTLIDSKIITVDEKNVTIKFSVNLEKKDFISESMDLTGDRYLVAEVDSGHDLPEINEKNNVFKEKIHIFSKKSTVIDLWIGKKTALINDKEYKLDVPPIIKDGRTLVPIRFIAEGFGGEVEWDGEEKKITIEIGKTTIVMWIGKKTALINDKEYKLDVPPIIKDGRTLVPIRFIAEGFGSYVFWFSKDKKVTIVYEG